A stretch of Anolis sagrei isolate rAnoSag1 chromosome X, rAnoSag1.mat, whole genome shotgun sequence DNA encodes these proteins:
- the LOC132781906 gene encoding partner and localizer of BRCA2 isoform X2 — translation MESPRDQALNPQQKAQLKEKLVLLKREYRRTFHRLQRAERAERVKTYVKRTVAEQNLLLHQEGNEEDRSGSATGAGALVALVGTSPTKPVSVSFRPDPEVFAPEDTCLPLTPASKSTKQNCRKVLFGPEKKGASLSRGRTRAQRRITLPLEKRAIPAPEALWRDEGSQQEQKAAWAGLVGSQSPVFERRRSNSIWEAVPKWSMTATDGSSCESTPLLLRPECAQETIFPGDSQPRPSSPSCNSHVPSIDCTKDSAGEKTLPQEDCIVKEEEPMEVGHTQSEEDPALWRSTDSMERHGTQEEGRSDLEAQAPTKTLQEKALEGPLDLDSPLQEGKMPPTELSSCTVVEGLLFPVEYYVRTTRRMSSRQREVNVEAVIQSQLGRSKKGQKASRKTVLSSQKAAEIPRQLELLPFSSPAASPSDGGLTEGHLQTRRKGRPRKRDRWLTPSAPSQDSERAGASFISRECQGEEGGGPDESKATESPVSTGGHLGARRKGPGEGRGQEAEFQTPLDLPGAPEAEPGPGLLPWKERETLPGSGQLPESPIGLGLASSILPFHSQSGEATLLQWLPPSIPALQDFCLPEDEFGLLKSEKIKTCAAVVEVKGLAAEVKGSTPGEHLADPAIIATPEVSAASPLAPHLAPRCLSSDLLLSPALEASSGPLLSPLPSPAFPFLGATPASPPFPTSQAFSASPLQGKPGTEREASPSFPQSGTKRQRKASWPAEEEVASLQERQLPAGASPEDLKQNEGLEQSPEEVAPEEMPGEGCLQMTSRLKTCAGPSSSFVDVSTVWWEVDSFTVLCVVTASEGSVSLWRPLDAGHWAPIHTWHFTKVPVIQIVPLPGVRSLVCVALGNLEIVEIRFLFHPAEGSSIKQSVVKAGNIKAVLGLRKRRMVTSCGSVGEQEVEVASFSEMGRSIGKRALKPPEEPLLAFAEVDGMEEALVGMTTMNSLVIWNLTSGQLLRKMSISCSFPASICHRAYADAGLLFVVLSHPHAKERQTERGPAFCVVALNPKTGRSATVTAVSLPRGSGGRFLEGEVKDASAAAAVLTSGAIAVWDLLLGCCTALLAPGPEGKWSLVRWSPADGSLLAGKEDGSLCLYSNSLGLPPT, via the exons ATGGAGTCTCCTCGGGACCAAGCCCTGAACCCACAACAGAAGGCCCAG CTGAAGGAGAAGCTGGTCTTGTTGAAAAGAGAATACAGGAGGACCTTCCACCGGTTGCAG CGCGCAGAGAGAGCCGAGAGGGTGAAAACCTATGTCAAGAGGACTGTAGCTGAGCAAAACCTCTTGCTTCATCAAGAAGGGAATGAGGAGGACCGTTCAG GATCCGCCACCGGCGCAGGGGCTTTGGTGGCTTTGGTTGGGACCTCTCCAACAAAACCGGTCTCTGTCTCCTTCAGGCCTGACCCCGAGGTCTTTGCCCCGGAAGACACCTGCTTGCCCTTGACTCCAGCCTCCAAAAGTACGAAGCAGAACTGCAGAAAAGTCCTCTTTGGTCCTGAGAAGAAAGGGGCCTCTCTTTCCAGGGGCAGAACCAGGGCACAGCGAAGGATAACCCTGCCTTTGGAAAAGAGAGCAATACCTGCCCCTGAGGCTCTTTGGAGAGATGAGGGGAGCCAGCAGGAGCAGAAGGCAGCCTGGGCTGGCCTTGTGGGCTCTCAGTCACCCGTCTTTGAGCGGAGGAGAAGCAACAGCATTTGGGAGGCTGTGCCAAAGTGGTCAATGACTGCAACGGATGGAAGCAGTTGTGAGTCAACTCCTTTGTTGCTGCGGCCAGAATGTGCCCAAGAAACCATCTTTCCTGGCGATTCCCAACCACGTCCTTCTTCCCCATCCTGCAATAGCCATGTGCCCTCCATTGACTGCACCAAAGACTCAGCTGGAGAGAAGACCTTGCCTCAAGAAGACTGCATCgtgaaggaagaggagccgatGGAAGTGGGTCACACACAATCAGAAGAAGACCCAGCTCTGTGGAGATCTACAGACTCAATGGAAAGACATGGCACACAAGAAGAAGGGAGATCAGACCTGGAAGCACAGGCTCCCACCAAAACATTGCAGGAGAAGGCTTTAGAGGGACCTCTTGACCTTGACTCTCCCCTCCAGGAGGGGAAGATGCCACCTACAGAGCTGAGCTCTTGCACGGTGGTTGAGGGCCTCCTCTTCCCAGTGGAGTATTATGTGAGGACCACCCGGCGCATGTCCAGCCGCCAGAGGGAGGTCAATGTGGAGGCCGTCATCCAAAGCCAGCTGGGGAGGAGCAAGAAAGGACAGAAGGCCTCACGGAAGACAGTTTTGTCTTCCCAGAAGGCAGCAGAAATCCCCAGGCAACTGGAGttgcttcctttctcctctcctgcAGCTTCTCCTTCTGATGGAGGCCTGACTGAGGGGCATCTTCAGACCAGGAGGAAGGGGAGGCCGAGGAAGAGGGATCGCTGGCTGACCCCCTCTGCCCCCTCGCAGGACTCAGAGAGAGCAGGTGCTTCTTTCATCTCCAGGGAATgtcaaggagaagaaggaggtggTCCCGATGAGAGCAAGGCCACAGAGTCCCCTGTAAGCACTGGTGGCCATTTAGGAGCCAGGCGAAAGGGGCCAGGAGAGGGCAGGGGCCAGGAAGCTGAGTTCCAAACACCTCTTGACTTACCTGGGGCCCCAGAAGCTGAGCCTGGCCCTGGCCTCCTtccatggaaggagagagaaacccTCCCAG GAAGCGGACAGCTGCCTGAAAGCCCCATTGGACTTGGTTTGGCTTCCAGTATTCTTCCCTTTCACAGCCAGAGCGGTGAGGCCACCCTTCTCCAGTGGCTGCCAccttccatcccagcgctgcaaGATTTCTGTTTACCGGAAGACGAATTTGGCCTCCTGAAATCAGAAAAGATCAAGACCTGTGCTGCTGTGGTGGAGGTGAAGGGTTTGGCTGCTGAGGTTAAAGGCTCGACACCAGGAGAGCATCTCGCTGATCCTGCCATAATCGCCACACCGGAGGTCTCCGCTGCCTCCCCACTTGCTCCCCACTTGGCCCCAAGGTGCCTCTCCAGCGACCTGCTCCTCTCTCCGGCCCTGGAGGCATCCAGTGGCCCACTGCTGTCTCCACTGCCCAGCCCAGCCTTCCCTTTCCTGGGAGCCACTCCGGCCTCCCCGCCTTTCCCTACCAGCCAAGCTTTTAGTGCTTCCCCTTTGCAAGGAAAGCCTGGCACCGAGCGGGAGGCCTCGCCCTCCTTCCCACAAAGTGGCACAAAGAGACAGCGCAAGGCCAGTTGGCCAGCCGAGGAGGAGGTGGCGAGCCTCCAGGAAAGGCAGTTACCGGCTGGAGCGTCCCCGGAGGATCTCAAGCAG AACGAAGGACTGGAGCAGAGCCCGGAGGAAGTGGCACCAGAAGAGATGCCTGGAGAAGGCTGCCTGCAAATGACTTCCAGACTCAAA ACCTGTGCcggtccctcctcctcctttgtggACGTGAGTACCGTTTGGTGGGAAGTGGACAGTTTCACGGTTCTGTGTGTCGTGACAGCCAGCGAGGGTTCCGTTTCTCTGTGGAGGCCCCTGGATGCTGGGCACTGGGCCCCCATCCACACCTGGCACTTCACCAAG GTTCCAGTCATTCAGATCGTCCCTCTGCCCGGAGTCCGCAGCCTGGTTTGCGTGGCTTTGGGCAACCTGGAGATTGTCGAGATACG GTTCCTGTTCCATCCTGCAGAGGGCAGCTCCATTAAGCAGTCCGTGGTCAAAGCAGGGAACATCAAAGCCGTCCTTGGCCTTAGGAAAAGGAGGATGGTGACGAGCTGCGGCTCTGTCGGGGAGCAAGAGGTAGAAGTGGCCTCCTTCTCAGAGATGGGAAG GAGCATCGGGAAACGGGCTTTGAAGCCTCCTGAAGAGCCCCTGCTGGCTTTTGCTGAAGTGGATGGGATGGAGGAGGCTTTGGTTGGCATGACAACCATGAACTCCCTTGTGATCTG GAACTTGACATCTGGGCAGCTGCTGAGGAAGATGTCCATCAGCTGCTCCTTCCCTGCATCCATTTGCCATAGAGCCTACGCTGATGCG GGCCTCCTCTTTGTGGTGCTGAGCCACCCTCATGCTAAGGAGCGCCAGACTGAAAGGGGCCCTGCCTTCTGTGTCGTGGCCCTCAACCCCAAGACAGGAAGGAGCGCCACAGTGACGGCCGTGTCCCTCCCACGAGGCTCTGGAGGAAG GTTCCTGGAAGGCGAGGTGAAGGATGCTTCTGCGGCGGCAGCGGTGCTGACCTCAGGGGCCATTGCGGTGTGGGACCTGCTCCTGGGGTGCTGCACGGCCCTCTTGGCCCCTGGACCCGAAGGGAAGTGGTCCTTGGTCCGCTGGTCACCTGCAGATGGCTCCCTGCTGGCCGGGAAGGAGGATGGCAGCCTCTGCCTCTACAGCAACTCTCTTGGCCTGCCTCCCACCTGA
- the LOC132781906 gene encoding partner and localizer of BRCA2 isoform X1, whose product MESPRDQALNPQQKAQLKEKLVLLKREYRRTFHRLQRAERAERVKTYVKRTVAEQNLLLHQEGNEEDRSGSATGAGALVALVGTSPTKPVSVSFRPDPEVFAPEDTCLPLTPASKSTKQNCRKVLFGPEKKGASLSRGRTRAQRRITLPLEKRAIPAPEALWRDEGSQQEQKAAWAGLVGSQSPVFERRRSNSIWEAVPKWSMTATDGSSCESTPLLLRPECAQETIFPGDSQPRPSSPSCNSHVPSIDCTKDSAGEKTLPQEDCIVKEEEPMEVGHTQSEEDPALWRSTDSMERHGTQEEGRSDLEAQAPTKTLQEKALEGPLDLDSPLQEGKMPPTELSSCTVVEGLLFPVEYYVRTTRRMSSRQREVNVEAVIQSQLGRSKKGQKASRKTVLSSQKAAEIPRQLELLPFSSPAASPSDGGLTEGHLQTRRKGRPRKRDRWLTPSAPSQDSERAGASFISRECQGEEGGGPDESKATESPVSTGGHLGARRKGPGEGRGQEAEFQTPLDLPGAPEAEPGPGLLPWKERETLPEGSGQLPESPIGLGLASSILPFHSQSGEATLLQWLPPSIPALQDFCLPEDEFGLLKSEKIKTCAAVVEVKGLAAEVKGSTPGEHLADPAIIATPEVSAASPLAPHLAPRCLSSDLLLSPALEASSGPLLSPLPSPAFPFLGATPASPPFPTSQAFSASPLQGKPGTEREASPSFPQSGTKRQRKASWPAEEEVASLQERQLPAGASPEDLKQNEGLEQSPEEVAPEEMPGEGCLQMTSRLKTCAGPSSSFVDVSTVWWEVDSFTVLCVVTASEGSVSLWRPLDAGHWAPIHTWHFTKVPVIQIVPLPGVRSLVCVALGNLEIVEIRFLFHPAEGSSIKQSVVKAGNIKAVLGLRKRRMVTSCGSVGEQEVEVASFSEMGRSIGKRALKPPEEPLLAFAEVDGMEEALVGMTTMNSLVIWNLTSGQLLRKMSISCSFPASICHRAYADAGLLFVVLSHPHAKERQTERGPAFCVVALNPKTGRSATVTAVSLPRGSGGRFLEGEVKDASAAAAVLTSGAIAVWDLLLGCCTALLAPGPEGKWSLVRWSPADGSLLAGKEDGSLCLYSNSLGLPPT is encoded by the exons ATGGAGTCTCCTCGGGACCAAGCCCTGAACCCACAACAGAAGGCCCAG CTGAAGGAGAAGCTGGTCTTGTTGAAAAGAGAATACAGGAGGACCTTCCACCGGTTGCAG CGCGCAGAGAGAGCCGAGAGGGTGAAAACCTATGTCAAGAGGACTGTAGCTGAGCAAAACCTCTTGCTTCATCAAGAAGGGAATGAGGAGGACCGTTCAG GATCCGCCACCGGCGCAGGGGCTTTGGTGGCTTTGGTTGGGACCTCTCCAACAAAACCGGTCTCTGTCTCCTTCAGGCCTGACCCCGAGGTCTTTGCCCCGGAAGACACCTGCTTGCCCTTGACTCCAGCCTCCAAAAGTACGAAGCAGAACTGCAGAAAAGTCCTCTTTGGTCCTGAGAAGAAAGGGGCCTCTCTTTCCAGGGGCAGAACCAGGGCACAGCGAAGGATAACCCTGCCTTTGGAAAAGAGAGCAATACCTGCCCCTGAGGCTCTTTGGAGAGATGAGGGGAGCCAGCAGGAGCAGAAGGCAGCCTGGGCTGGCCTTGTGGGCTCTCAGTCACCCGTCTTTGAGCGGAGGAGAAGCAACAGCATTTGGGAGGCTGTGCCAAAGTGGTCAATGACTGCAACGGATGGAAGCAGTTGTGAGTCAACTCCTTTGTTGCTGCGGCCAGAATGTGCCCAAGAAACCATCTTTCCTGGCGATTCCCAACCACGTCCTTCTTCCCCATCCTGCAATAGCCATGTGCCCTCCATTGACTGCACCAAAGACTCAGCTGGAGAGAAGACCTTGCCTCAAGAAGACTGCATCgtgaaggaagaggagccgatGGAAGTGGGTCACACACAATCAGAAGAAGACCCAGCTCTGTGGAGATCTACAGACTCAATGGAAAGACATGGCACACAAGAAGAAGGGAGATCAGACCTGGAAGCACAGGCTCCCACCAAAACATTGCAGGAGAAGGCTTTAGAGGGACCTCTTGACCTTGACTCTCCCCTCCAGGAGGGGAAGATGCCACCTACAGAGCTGAGCTCTTGCACGGTGGTTGAGGGCCTCCTCTTCCCAGTGGAGTATTATGTGAGGACCACCCGGCGCATGTCCAGCCGCCAGAGGGAGGTCAATGTGGAGGCCGTCATCCAAAGCCAGCTGGGGAGGAGCAAGAAAGGACAGAAGGCCTCACGGAAGACAGTTTTGTCTTCCCAGAAGGCAGCAGAAATCCCCAGGCAACTGGAGttgcttcctttctcctctcctgcAGCTTCTCCTTCTGATGGAGGCCTGACTGAGGGGCATCTTCAGACCAGGAGGAAGGGGAGGCCGAGGAAGAGGGATCGCTGGCTGACCCCCTCTGCCCCCTCGCAGGACTCAGAGAGAGCAGGTGCTTCTTTCATCTCCAGGGAATgtcaaggagaagaaggaggtggTCCCGATGAGAGCAAGGCCACAGAGTCCCCTGTAAGCACTGGTGGCCATTTAGGAGCCAGGCGAAAGGGGCCAGGAGAGGGCAGGGGCCAGGAAGCTGAGTTCCAAACACCTCTTGACTTACCTGGGGCCCCAGAAGCTGAGCCTGGCCCTGGCCTCCTtccatggaaggagagagaaacccTCCCAG AAGGAAGCGGACAGCTGCCTGAAAGCCCCATTGGACTTGGTTTGGCTTCCAGTATTCTTCCCTTTCACAGCCAGAGCGGTGAGGCCACCCTTCTCCAGTGGCTGCCAccttccatcccagcgctgcaaGATTTCTGTTTACCGGAAGACGAATTTGGCCTCCTGAAATCAGAAAAGATCAAGACCTGTGCTGCTGTGGTGGAGGTGAAGGGTTTGGCTGCTGAGGTTAAAGGCTCGACACCAGGAGAGCATCTCGCTGATCCTGCCATAATCGCCACACCGGAGGTCTCCGCTGCCTCCCCACTTGCTCCCCACTTGGCCCCAAGGTGCCTCTCCAGCGACCTGCTCCTCTCTCCGGCCCTGGAGGCATCCAGTGGCCCACTGCTGTCTCCACTGCCCAGCCCAGCCTTCCCTTTCCTGGGAGCCACTCCGGCCTCCCCGCCTTTCCCTACCAGCCAAGCTTTTAGTGCTTCCCCTTTGCAAGGAAAGCCTGGCACCGAGCGGGAGGCCTCGCCCTCCTTCCCACAAAGTGGCACAAAGAGACAGCGCAAGGCCAGTTGGCCAGCCGAGGAGGAGGTGGCGAGCCTCCAGGAAAGGCAGTTACCGGCTGGAGCGTCCCCGGAGGATCTCAAGCAG AACGAAGGACTGGAGCAGAGCCCGGAGGAAGTGGCACCAGAAGAGATGCCTGGAGAAGGCTGCCTGCAAATGACTTCCAGACTCAAA ACCTGTGCcggtccctcctcctcctttgtggACGTGAGTACCGTTTGGTGGGAAGTGGACAGTTTCACGGTTCTGTGTGTCGTGACAGCCAGCGAGGGTTCCGTTTCTCTGTGGAGGCCCCTGGATGCTGGGCACTGGGCCCCCATCCACACCTGGCACTTCACCAAG GTTCCAGTCATTCAGATCGTCCCTCTGCCCGGAGTCCGCAGCCTGGTTTGCGTGGCTTTGGGCAACCTGGAGATTGTCGAGATACG GTTCCTGTTCCATCCTGCAGAGGGCAGCTCCATTAAGCAGTCCGTGGTCAAAGCAGGGAACATCAAAGCCGTCCTTGGCCTTAGGAAAAGGAGGATGGTGACGAGCTGCGGCTCTGTCGGGGAGCAAGAGGTAGAAGTGGCCTCCTTCTCAGAGATGGGAAG GAGCATCGGGAAACGGGCTTTGAAGCCTCCTGAAGAGCCCCTGCTGGCTTTTGCTGAAGTGGATGGGATGGAGGAGGCTTTGGTTGGCATGACAACCATGAACTCCCTTGTGATCTG GAACTTGACATCTGGGCAGCTGCTGAGGAAGATGTCCATCAGCTGCTCCTTCCCTGCATCCATTTGCCATAGAGCCTACGCTGATGCG GGCCTCCTCTTTGTGGTGCTGAGCCACCCTCATGCTAAGGAGCGCCAGACTGAAAGGGGCCCTGCCTTCTGTGTCGTGGCCCTCAACCCCAAGACAGGAAGGAGCGCCACAGTGACGGCCGTGTCCCTCCCACGAGGCTCTGGAGGAAG GTTCCTGGAAGGCGAGGTGAAGGATGCTTCTGCGGCGGCAGCGGTGCTGACCTCAGGGGCCATTGCGGTGTGGGACCTGCTCCTGGGGTGCTGCACGGCCCTCTTGGCCCCTGGACCCGAAGGGAAGTGGTCCTTGGTCCGCTGGTCACCTGCAGATGGCTCCCTGCTGGCCGGGAAGGAGGATGGCAGCCTCTGCCTCTACAGCAACTCTCTTGGCCTGCCTCCCACCTGA
- the LOC132781906 gene encoding partner and localizer of BRCA2 isoform X3 encodes MESPRDQALNPQQKAQLKEKLVLLKREYRRTFHRLQRAERAERVKTYVKRTVAEQNLLLHQEGNEEDRSGSATGAGALVALVGTSPTKPVSVSFRPDPEVFAPEDTCLPLTPASKSTKQNCRKVLFGPEKKGASLSRGRTRAQRRITLPLEKRAIPAPEALWRDEGSQQEQKAAWAGLVGSQSPVFERRRSNSIWEAVPKWSMTATDGSSCESTPLLLRPECAQETIFPGDSQPRPSSPSCNSHVPSIDCTKDSAGEKTLPQEDCIVKEEEPMEVGHTQSEEDPALWRSTDSMERHGTQEEGRSDLEAQAPTKTLQEKALEGPLDLDSPLQEGKMPPTELSSCTVVEGLLFPVEYYVRTTRRMSSRQREVNVEAVIQSQLGRSKKGQKASRKTVLSSQKAAEIPRQLELLPFSSPAASPSDGGLTEGHLQTRRKGRPRKRDRWLTPSAPSQDSERAGASFISRECQGEEGGGPDESKATESPVSTGGHLGARRKGPGEGRGQEAEFQTPLDLPGAPEAEPGPGLLPWKERETLPEGSGQLPESPIGLGLASSILPFHSQSGEATLLQWLPPSIPALQDFCLPEDEFGLLKSEKIKTCAAVVEVKGLAAEVKGSTPGEHLADPAIIATPEVSAASPLAPHLAPRCLSSDLLLSPALEASSGPLLSPLPSPAFPFLGATPASPPFPTSQAFSASPLQGKPGTEREASPSFPQSGTKRQRKASWPAEEEVASLQERQLPAGASPEDLKQNEGLEQSPEEVAPEEMPGEGCLQMTSRLKTCAGPSSSFVDVSTVWWEVDSFTVLCVVTASEGSVSLWRPLDAGHWAPIHTWHFTKVPVIQIVPLPGVRSLVCVALGNLEIVEIRFLFHPAEGSSIKQSVVKAGNIKAVLGLRKRRMVTSCGSVGEQEVEVASFSEMGRSIGKRALKPPEEPLLAFAEVDGMEEALVGMTTMNSLVIWNLTSGQLLRKMSISCSFPASICHRAYADAR; translated from the exons ATGGAGTCTCCTCGGGACCAAGCCCTGAACCCACAACAGAAGGCCCAG CTGAAGGAGAAGCTGGTCTTGTTGAAAAGAGAATACAGGAGGACCTTCCACCGGTTGCAG CGCGCAGAGAGAGCCGAGAGGGTGAAAACCTATGTCAAGAGGACTGTAGCTGAGCAAAACCTCTTGCTTCATCAAGAAGGGAATGAGGAGGACCGTTCAG GATCCGCCACCGGCGCAGGGGCTTTGGTGGCTTTGGTTGGGACCTCTCCAACAAAACCGGTCTCTGTCTCCTTCAGGCCTGACCCCGAGGTCTTTGCCCCGGAAGACACCTGCTTGCCCTTGACTCCAGCCTCCAAAAGTACGAAGCAGAACTGCAGAAAAGTCCTCTTTGGTCCTGAGAAGAAAGGGGCCTCTCTTTCCAGGGGCAGAACCAGGGCACAGCGAAGGATAACCCTGCCTTTGGAAAAGAGAGCAATACCTGCCCCTGAGGCTCTTTGGAGAGATGAGGGGAGCCAGCAGGAGCAGAAGGCAGCCTGGGCTGGCCTTGTGGGCTCTCAGTCACCCGTCTTTGAGCGGAGGAGAAGCAACAGCATTTGGGAGGCTGTGCCAAAGTGGTCAATGACTGCAACGGATGGAAGCAGTTGTGAGTCAACTCCTTTGTTGCTGCGGCCAGAATGTGCCCAAGAAACCATCTTTCCTGGCGATTCCCAACCACGTCCTTCTTCCCCATCCTGCAATAGCCATGTGCCCTCCATTGACTGCACCAAAGACTCAGCTGGAGAGAAGACCTTGCCTCAAGAAGACTGCATCgtgaaggaagaggagccgatGGAAGTGGGTCACACACAATCAGAAGAAGACCCAGCTCTGTGGAGATCTACAGACTCAATGGAAAGACATGGCACACAAGAAGAAGGGAGATCAGACCTGGAAGCACAGGCTCCCACCAAAACATTGCAGGAGAAGGCTTTAGAGGGACCTCTTGACCTTGACTCTCCCCTCCAGGAGGGGAAGATGCCACCTACAGAGCTGAGCTCTTGCACGGTGGTTGAGGGCCTCCTCTTCCCAGTGGAGTATTATGTGAGGACCACCCGGCGCATGTCCAGCCGCCAGAGGGAGGTCAATGTGGAGGCCGTCATCCAAAGCCAGCTGGGGAGGAGCAAGAAAGGACAGAAGGCCTCACGGAAGACAGTTTTGTCTTCCCAGAAGGCAGCAGAAATCCCCAGGCAACTGGAGttgcttcctttctcctctcctgcAGCTTCTCCTTCTGATGGAGGCCTGACTGAGGGGCATCTTCAGACCAGGAGGAAGGGGAGGCCGAGGAAGAGGGATCGCTGGCTGACCCCCTCTGCCCCCTCGCAGGACTCAGAGAGAGCAGGTGCTTCTTTCATCTCCAGGGAATgtcaaggagaagaaggaggtggTCCCGATGAGAGCAAGGCCACAGAGTCCCCTGTAAGCACTGGTGGCCATTTAGGAGCCAGGCGAAAGGGGCCAGGAGAGGGCAGGGGCCAGGAAGCTGAGTTCCAAACACCTCTTGACTTACCTGGGGCCCCAGAAGCTGAGCCTGGCCCTGGCCTCCTtccatggaaggagagagaaacccTCCCAG AAGGAAGCGGACAGCTGCCTGAAAGCCCCATTGGACTTGGTTTGGCTTCCAGTATTCTTCCCTTTCACAGCCAGAGCGGTGAGGCCACCCTTCTCCAGTGGCTGCCAccttccatcccagcgctgcaaGATTTCTGTTTACCGGAAGACGAATTTGGCCTCCTGAAATCAGAAAAGATCAAGACCTGTGCTGCTGTGGTGGAGGTGAAGGGTTTGGCTGCTGAGGTTAAAGGCTCGACACCAGGAGAGCATCTCGCTGATCCTGCCATAATCGCCACACCGGAGGTCTCCGCTGCCTCCCCACTTGCTCCCCACTTGGCCCCAAGGTGCCTCTCCAGCGACCTGCTCCTCTCTCCGGCCCTGGAGGCATCCAGTGGCCCACTGCTGTCTCCACTGCCCAGCCCAGCCTTCCCTTTCCTGGGAGCCACTCCGGCCTCCCCGCCTTTCCCTACCAGCCAAGCTTTTAGTGCTTCCCCTTTGCAAGGAAAGCCTGGCACCGAGCGGGAGGCCTCGCCCTCCTTCCCACAAAGTGGCACAAAGAGACAGCGCAAGGCCAGTTGGCCAGCCGAGGAGGAGGTGGCGAGCCTCCAGGAAAGGCAGTTACCGGCTGGAGCGTCCCCGGAGGATCTCAAGCAG AACGAAGGACTGGAGCAGAGCCCGGAGGAAGTGGCACCAGAAGAGATGCCTGGAGAAGGCTGCCTGCAAATGACTTCCAGACTCAAA ACCTGTGCcggtccctcctcctcctttgtggACGTGAGTACCGTTTGGTGGGAAGTGGACAGTTTCACGGTTCTGTGTGTCGTGACAGCCAGCGAGGGTTCCGTTTCTCTGTGGAGGCCCCTGGATGCTGGGCACTGGGCCCCCATCCACACCTGGCACTTCACCAAG GTTCCAGTCATTCAGATCGTCCCTCTGCCCGGAGTCCGCAGCCTGGTTTGCGTGGCTTTGGGCAACCTGGAGATTGTCGAGATACG GTTCCTGTTCCATCCTGCAGAGGGCAGCTCCATTAAGCAGTCCGTGGTCAAAGCAGGGAACATCAAAGCCGTCCTTGGCCTTAGGAAAAGGAGGATGGTGACGAGCTGCGGCTCTGTCGGGGAGCAAGAGGTAGAAGTGGCCTCCTTCTCAGAGATGGGAAG GAGCATCGGGAAACGGGCTTTGAAGCCTCCTGAAGAGCCCCTGCTGGCTTTTGCTGAAGTGGATGGGATGGAGGAGGCTTTGGTTGGCATGACAACCATGAACTCCCTTGTGATCTG GAACTTGACATCTGGGCAGCTGCTGAGGAAGATGTCCATCAGCTGCTCCTTCCCTGCATCCATTTGCCATAGAGCCTACGCTGATGCG AGATGA